The Xiphophorus couchianus unplaced genomic scaffold, X_couchianus-1.0 Scaffold1000102, whole genome shotgun sequence genome includes a region encoding these proteins:
- the LOC114141414 gene encoding zinc finger protein 467-like → MCSVEPLREFIRERLTAAAEEIFTQLEKTIVQYEEEIDRQRRLLDLTWRPRTEPNPADVQQRLLSRKQQVLMAPLLSNQEMLSGPPEPEPETVNRDPEAVQVKEEPDDELAGRDEEQLHLKQEAHSFMVSPAEEDGDDSSLDPVPEPGPGAEDECPEASSHDELSRDEARQQNGKRTEQKPRQSLFSCRMCSKTFSQKGSLTKHLRLHAGGNPFTCVSCGRSFRKHFSLIVHMRIHTGEKPFPCLVCGKSFCQRGNLNVHMRTHTGEKPFPCLTCGKHFQRKSNLTAHTRIHKRNALCVSMATKEAV, encoded by the exons ATGTGTTCCGTTGAGCCTCTGAGAGAGTTTATCAGAGAGAgactaactgctgctgctgaagaaatcTTCACCCAGCTGGAAAAAACCATCGTCCAGTACGAGGAGGAGATCGACCGGCAGCGGAGACTGCTGGACCTCACCTGGAGACCCCGAACCGAGCCGAACCCCGCAG ACGTCCAGCAGCGTCTTCtcagcaggaagcagcaggTTCTGATGGCGCCGCTGCTCTCCAACCAGGAAATGCTTTCTGGACcgccggaaccagaaccagaaactgTGAACCGGGACCCAGAGGCTGTGCAGGTCAAAGAGGAGCCGGATGATGAGCTTGCGGGTCGGGATGAAGAGCAGCTCCATCTCAAGCAGGAGGCCCATTCCTTCATGGTGAGTCCAGCTGAGGAGGATGGAGACGACAGCAGCCTGGACCCGGTCCCAGAACCGGGCCCTGGAGCCGAGGATGAATGTCCGGAGGCGAGCAGCCACGACGAACTGAGCCGTGATGAAGCGCGGCAACAGAACGGGAAGCGGACGGAGCAGAAGCCTCGGCAGAGTCTGTTTTCCTGTAGGATGTGCAGCAAGACGTTCAGCCAGAAGGGAAGCCTGACCAAACACCTGCGGCTGCACGCCGGCGGGAACCCGTTCACCTGCGTCAGCTGCGGCCGCAGCTTCCGCAAACACTTCAGCCTCATCGTCCACATGAGGATCCACACCGGGGAGAAACCCTTCCCCTGCCTCGTCTGCGGCAAGAGCTTCTGCCAGCGGGGCAACCTGAATGTCCACATGCGCACGCACACCGGAGAGAAGCCCTTCCCCTGTCTCACCTGCGGGAAACACTTCCAGAGGAAGAGCAACCTGACCGCCCACACGAGGATTCACAAGAGGAACGCGTTgtgtgtttccatggcaacgaAGGAGGCGGTCTGA